Genomic segment of Candidatus Baltobacteraceae bacterium:
AAATACACGTTCCCGTCGGCGTGCGAGCCGGAATCGGTATACGCAAAGTCGCGCGTCGGATCGGCGAAGTGAGGCGCGTTGGCTATACCTTGCCGGGCGATGACGACTTCGTCGGACTTCGGATAACACACCGCTCCGGGCTTGTCGTAGTTATCCTGCGGCAAGAGCGCCATGAGGTGCGGGAGCTTGAGATGCGGATCTTGTGCCAGCAACAGGGCTTGAATCTTGCTTTCGGTCTGCTGGTAGTTTCCTTCGCCGCTCGAACTTTCGACGAGCTTTCCATTTTGATCGAAGAGAAACTCGGTCGGCCACGCGTTGACGCCATACCGCTTCCAAATCGCGAAGCTGCTGTCGAGCACCACCGGCCAGGTGACCGCAAGGCGCGGAAGCGCGGCGGCGACGTTGGCGCGCTGGCCGGAAAAGCCGAACTCCGGCGAATGTACGCCGACGATCGTGAAGCCGTACGGCTTATAGCGTTTGTACCACTCTCGCAGGTACGGGAGCGTGCGCAGACAGTTGACGCAGGTGTACTCCCAGAAGTCGACCAGCGTAACCTTACCGTGCAGCTCGGCGGGACTTAGCGGCGGCCCGTTGAGCCAGCCGGCGTTGCCGTCGAACGGCAGCATCGTTTCGCCGGGTGACATCGCCAGGAGCAGTGCGAACGCCGCAGCGGCCAAACGCGCCACGCCTCAGTGTCCGATCGAACGGAGCAATCCTTTGAATCGCGCGGACTTGGCGATCGGCGCGAACCACGCCGAACTCTTCAACAGAGGCAGCGATGGCTCTCGGCACGCGACCGCGCTTTCCAAATGATCGAGCGCCTCGTCGTTACGCCCCAAACCTACCGCGACCATGGCCAAATTCCAGTACACGATGAACTCCGTCCGAACCATTTCGAGAAGCATCGTGTAAATCTCTTTTGCGCGCTCGGTTTCGCCCATGTCGCCGTACGCGCGCGCGAGAAGCGGCAGACGCAGCGCCGCATCCTCGGCGCGATCCTGCGGCAGCATGAGTAGGTCGACCACCGCGTCTGCCGGCCGGCCGCCGAGA
This window contains:
- a CDS encoding redoxin family protein, encoding MARLAAAAFALLLAMSPGETMLPFDGNAGWLNGPPLSPAELHGKVTLVDFWEYTCVNCLRTLPYLREWYKRYKPYGFTIVGVHSPEFGFSGQRANVAAALPRLAVTWPVVLDSSFAIWKRYGVNAWPTEFLFDQNGKLVESSSGEGNYQQTESKIQALLLAQDPHLKLPHLMALLPQDNYDKPGAVCYPKSDEVVIARQGIANAPHFADPTRDFAYTDSGSHADGNVYLNGYWHRSDSGAISGGSGGYAALRYHAIEVVAVLKPEQGKTIRVGVTQDGAPLAKTDAGTDVRFDDHGNSYVTVDEPRAYVLVENAKFGQHELRLSPDGYGLGIYDVAFESCEVPGGR